The DNA region CCAATGGCGGCGCCGAGCCCGACCAGGCCGACAGATTCTTCGGCATGTCGCTGGAGCAGGCCGACGCGGAAACGCGCGAGCAGCTCGAGATCGAGGGCGAGCGCGGCCTCCTGGTCGCGGGCGTCGCGCGCGGCTCGCAGGCCGCCGAGAAGGGCATCCGTCCCGGCGACGTGATCGTTGAGGCCGGCGGCGAGGACATGCGCACGGTCGCCGACTTCGACCGTGCCGCGAACCAGGCGCGCGAGCGCGGTCGCAACGCGCTGCTCGTGCTCGTCACGAGCCAGGCCGGCACGCGCTATGTCGCGCTTCAATTCGGCGAGGAGTAGGCCGCAAGGCCTCATACCTCGGGGGAGGACCTGAACCATGCGCCTTCTGATCATCGAGGACGACAAGGACGTCGCCTCATTCATGGCCCGCGGCATGCGCGAGGCGGGCCATGTCATCGACGCCGCCCATGACGGCGAGACCGGGCTCGAGATGGCCCGCGACGGCGGCTACGACGTGCTGATCGTCGACCGCATGCTGCCCAGGCGCGACGGGCTCTCGGTCATCGAGACCCTGCGCGGGGAGGGCGACCGCACGCCGGTGCTCATCCTCTCCGCGCTCGGCGAGGTCGACGACCGGGTGGAGGGCCTGAAGGCCGGGGGCGACGACTATCTCGTCAAGCCCTACGCCTTCGCCGAGCTGCTCGCCCGCGTCGAGGTGCTGGCCCGGCGCCGCGATCCGGACACGGTGAAGACCAGGCTGTCCGTCGGCGGCCTCGAAATGGACCTGCTCGCGCGCACCGTGAAGCGCGACGGCGAGGAGATCCTCCTGCAGCCGCGCGAATTCCGCCTGCTGGAATTCCTGATGCGCCATGCCGGCCAGGTGGTGACGCGCACCATGCTGCTGGAGAAGGTCTGGGACTATCATTTCGACCCCCAGACCAACGTCATCGACGTGCATATCTCCCGCCTGCGCTCGAAGATCGACAAGCCGTTCGAGGCGGACATGCTCCACACCGTGCGCGGTGCGGGCTATCGTCTCTCCGCGCCCTGACGCGGCGCGCTGAACGGATCGATTGAACGTGAGCTGGCGCCTGCCTGCCTTCGCGCGGACCACCGCCTTCCGGCTGACGCTGCTCTCGGCGGGGCTGTTCGCCCTGTCGAGCTTCGTCATCCTGACGCTGGTCTACGCCTATTCGGTAGGCGCCGCCGCGCGCCGGGCCGATGCGACGATCACCGAGGAGATCGCCGCGGTGGAGAAGCGCTTCGACCTGGACGGGCCGCAGTCGGCCTATCGGTATATCCTGCAGCGCTCGGTAGGGGGCTCGGAGTTCCTCTACCTGCTGATCGGGCCGGACGGCGAGCGCCTGACCGGCAACATCTCCGACCTGCCCACGACCCCGCCGGACGAGGAGGGCCGCGTGCGCTTCACCTACGACCGCGCGCCGGTCGACGGGGAGGAGACCGATGCGGTGGCGGGGCGCGAGGCGCGCGGACGCATCGCCGACCTGCCCGGAGGCTACGAGCTCTTCGTCGGGCTCGACATCGAGGAGGAGAGCCGGCTCGTCGCCGGCCTGCTCAACGCCATCCTGATCGCGTCGGGCCTCGCGCTCGCATTCGGGCTGATCTCCGGGGCAGTGGTCAGCCGGCGCTTCGCGGCGCGCCTGGAAAGCATCAACGCGGTCGCGCGCGAGGTCATGGCCGGCCAGCTCGCCAGCCG from Marinicauda algicola includes:
- a CDS encoding response regulator transcription factor; its protein translation is MRLLIIEDDKDVASFMARGMREAGHVIDAAHDGETGLEMARDGGYDVLIVDRMLPRRDGLSVIETLRGEGDRTPVLILSALGEVDDRVEGLKAGGDDYLVKPYAFAELLARVEVLARRRDPDTVKTRLSVGGLEMDLLARTVKRDGEEILLQPREFRLLEFLMRHAGQVVTRTMLLEKVWDYHFDPQTNVIDVHISRLRSKIDKPFEADMLHTVRGAGYRLSAP